A single region of the Austwickia chelonae genome encodes:
- a CDS encoding PAC2 family protein: MIDFDDVPELRSPVVLAAFEGWNDAAEAASSVIGHLAQQWEATGVAGLDPEEYYDLQVNRPRITRAEGVRQIVWPGTAVLVATPPELEHDIVLIDGVEPSMRWRTFSAELVDFMEEVGAQSLFSLGALLAESPHRRPLPVTVASENADLRERFDLPRSTYEGPTGIVGILGDAAAAQGIPSASLWVSVPHYAAAPPAPKATWALIRKLEELLSCTLPHGDLTEASRSWEENIDQLVEGDEDVTRYVRHLETSADAADSLAASGDAIARDFERYLRGRGGQES, from the coding sequence GTGATCGACTTCGACGACGTACCTGAGCTGCGCTCCCCTGTCGTGCTTGCTGCCTTCGAAGGGTGGAATGACGCCGCGGAGGCTGCGTCATCGGTGATCGGTCATCTCGCTCAGCAGTGGGAGGCCACCGGAGTGGCCGGTCTCGACCCGGAGGAGTACTACGACCTGCAGGTCAACCGACCGAGGATCACTCGGGCGGAAGGCGTTCGTCAGATCGTGTGGCCAGGGACGGCAGTACTGGTGGCGACTCCCCCGGAGCTGGAACATGACATCGTGCTGATCGACGGGGTAGAGCCGTCGATGCGTTGGCGTACGTTCAGCGCCGAGTTGGTGGACTTCATGGAGGAAGTCGGCGCGCAGTCGTTGTTCTCCTTGGGTGCACTCCTGGCCGAATCGCCGCATCGCCGCCCACTCCCGGTGACGGTGGCCTCCGAGAACGCAGACCTGCGGGAACGTTTCGACCTGCCACGAAGCACCTACGAAGGCCCGACCGGAATCGTCGGAATCTTGGGTGATGCAGCTGCGGCACAGGGCATCCCCTCGGCGTCGCTGTGGGTATCGGTGCCGCATTACGCAGCAGCACCACCAGCACCGAAAGCCACCTGGGCGTTGATCCGTAAATTGGAAGAACTGTTGTCCTGCACGCTTCCCCACGGAGACCTCACCGAAGCGTCCCGGTCATGGGAAGAGAACATCGACCAGCTGGTCGAAGGCGACGAAGACGTCACCCGGTATGTCCGCCACCTGGAAACCTCAGCGGACGCGGCAGATTC